A genomic region of Tissierellales bacterium contains the following coding sequences:
- a CDS encoding HD domain-containing protein, whose amino-acid sequence MNRVEVLRKHIDEILLNMKDSENRRCAYLHLYGVAQSCALLALRRGEDAELATMAGMLHDIYTYKNGTSVDHAIRGALLARDILETLEIANENEIEIICGAIHNHSEKGATHCDFSELLKDADVMQHCLYNTALEIAPHEVARYEKIKKELGIG is encoded by the coding sequence ATGAATAGAGTAGAAGTATTGAGAAAACATATAGATGAAATATTATTGAATATGAAGGATTCTGAAAATAGAAGATGTGCATATTTACATTTGTATGGGGTGGCGCAGTCGTGTGCACTTTTAGCATTAAGGCGAGGTGAAGATGCTGAACTTGCAACTATGGCAGGAATGCTTCACGATATATATACTTATAAAAATGGAACATCAGTTGATCATGCTATTAGAGGAGCACTATTAGCTAGAGATATTCTTGAAACTTTAGAAATAGCAAATGAAAATGAAATAGAAATTATATGTGGTGCAATACATAACCATAGTGAAAAAGGAGCTACTCATTGTGATTTTTCGGAGCTGTTAAAAGATGCTGATGTAATGCAGCATTGTCTGTACAACACTGCATTAGAGATAGCACCACATGAAGTAGCTCGTTATGAAAAGATTAAAAAAGAACTTGGTATAGGTT
- a CDS encoding nucleotide pyrophosphohydrolase gives MEELIERIRKFRDDRDWSQFHSPDNLAKSIVIEAAELLENFQWNGEYDETNVKEELADVMNYCLLLADRLDLDIVEIMHDKIDKNEKKYPVSKAKGKSDKYTEL, from the coding sequence ATGGAAGAACTCATAGAAAGAATACGAAAATTTAGAGATGATAGGGATTGGTCACAATTTCACAGCCCTGATAATTTAGCAAAGTCTATAGTAATAGAGGCAGCAGAACTTTTAGAAAATTTTCAGTGGAACGGAGAATATGATGAGACGAATGTAAAAGAAGAATTGGCAGACGTCATGAATTATTGTTTGTTACTTGCAGATAGATTAGATTTAGATATAGTTGAAATCATGCATGATAAGATTGATAAGAATGAAAAGAAATACCCTGTGAGCAAGGCTAAGGGAAAGAGCGATAAGTATACGGAGTTGTAA